In Nitrospirota bacterium, one genomic interval encodes:
- a CDS encoding DUF971 domain-containing protein, whose product MAETVCEPRDMTWIEKGVLGIEWNDGHKAVYPVRYLRQQCPCAACVDEWSGARRLQPNDVPLLIMLQDVQPVGRYALQFTWSDGHDTGIYSYALLRRLCQCDSCQPVKPVEPRSRRLL is encoded by the coding sequence ATGGCCGAGACGGTGTGTGAGCCGAGAGACATGACCTGGATTGAGAAGGGGGTGTTGGGTATCGAATGGAATGATGGGCACAAGGCCGTCTATCCTGTCCGGTATCTCCGTCAGCAATGTCCCTGCGCAGCTTGCGTAGATGAGTGGTCTGGCGCTCGACGATTGCAACCGAATGATGTGCCGCTCTTAATCATGCTGCAGGATGTGCAGCCGGTCGGGCGGTATGCATTGCAATTTACCTGGAGCGATGGTCACGACACAGGGATATACTCCTATGCCCTTCTTCGGCGGCTTTGTCAGTGTGATAGCTGTCAGCCTGTGAAGCCTGTTGAACCAAGGAGTCGGCGTCTATTGTGA
- the recO gene encoding DNA repair protein RecO — protein sequence MPLIKTAAITLKSRKWGDADRIVTFYTKERGKVRGVARGARRMKSRLGASLEPLTVCHLNLFEKSGDSLYRISQVDLVEPFMSFREDLTRMTAAARMVNVVGAVTPDGDPDQQLFETLEQGLHALVMSQDPALTALLFQIRLLGLIGFRPQTDHCTACGQSRLVGEPQFSPLSGGLVCVACAARQAFRCVPLSRGSLAFLQQALRLSPAVIDRLKAAGQVRHEVENAIEGYVTVVAGRQLPPVNFLSIPSRG from the coding sequence ATGCCGCTGATCAAGACTGCGGCCATCACGCTGAAAAGTCGGAAGTGGGGCGATGCCGATCGTATCGTGACCTTCTATACCAAGGAGCGGGGAAAGGTTCGGGGTGTGGCGCGTGGAGCTCGTCGGATGAAGAGCCGTCTCGGCGCATCACTCGAACCCCTTACCGTCTGCCATCTGAACCTGTTCGAAAAATCTGGGGATTCACTCTATAGAATTTCTCAAGTCGATCTCGTGGAACCGTTCATGAGTTTCCGCGAAGACTTGACGCGGATGACCGCTGCCGCACGGATGGTCAATGTGGTGGGCGCGGTGACGCCAGACGGGGATCCAGACCAGCAGCTCTTCGAGACGCTTGAACAGGGATTGCACGCATTAGTCATGAGCCAGGACCCGGCATTGACGGCCCTCTTGTTTCAGATTCGACTGCTGGGCCTTATCGGGTTTCGCCCTCAGACCGATCACTGCACCGCCTGTGGTCAGAGTCGGTTGGTGGGAGAGCCGCAGTTCTCACCTCTGTCAGGAGGCCTGGTCTGTGTCGCCTGCGCCGCGCGCCAGGCGTTCCGCTGTGTGCCGCTCTCGCGAGGGAGCTTGGCATTTCTTCAGCAGGCGTTGCGGCTTTCGCCTGCTGTGATCGATCGTCTGAAAGCCGCCGGGCAGGTTCGGCACGAGGTGGAGAATGCGATTGAAGGGTATGTGACGGTAGTGGCAGGCAGACAACTCCCTCCTGTGAATTTTCTCTCGATTCCGTCACGCGGATGA
- the mgtE gene encoding magnesium transporter has protein sequence MVLLSVQRLLHRGAITNLAKMLGRMHQADIAQVITHLSSPKEKREVFELVRGESKRGQVLSELDSDSINQVLADLLHSDIAWLIKDLGPDDVAYLLGVLPEERAKEILSLMRKEDSTEVADLLKYPKGTAGGIMTTEFFALSEDATAQDAIQRLQLATDTEMVFYIYVIDKDERLVGVLSLRRLLTVPPSTPLKNFVTRDIISVTVDMDQEEVARQVASYNLLAIPVLDNDNRLVGIITVDDVVDVIREEATEDMLKMAGAIEEGTASKSSSVASAKHRLPWLFTNLVGSLLSGAILWEFRYTIQEVVAIVTFIPVIAAMGGNVGLQSSTLIIRGLATGLIELTDVRAVFLREIKIGLLMGLACGVILTVVGWIWHQEFLGMVVGVSLILAFMVSTSMATFMPIFLKRMGVDPAVAAGPFVTTANDITGITIYLSLATVFMGYLR, from the coding sequence ATCGTGCTGTTGTCGGTGCAACGGCTGTTGCACCGGGGTGCAATCACCAATCTCGCGAAGATGCTGGGCCGAATGCATCAGGCCGATATTGCGCAAGTCATTACGCATCTCTCTTCCCCCAAAGAAAAGAGGGAAGTCTTCGAACTGGTGCGAGGTGAATCGAAGCGCGGCCAAGTGCTGAGCGAGCTTGACAGCGACAGTATCAATCAAGTGCTGGCGGATCTACTGCATTCGGATATCGCCTGGCTGATCAAAGACCTCGGCCCTGACGATGTGGCCTATCTCCTCGGGGTGTTGCCGGAAGAACGGGCCAAAGAAATCCTCTCGCTGATGCGGAAGGAGGACTCCACGGAAGTTGCCGACCTGCTGAAGTATCCGAAGGGTACGGCAGGCGGCATCATGACGACAGAGTTCTTTGCGCTTTCGGAAGATGCAACGGCGCAGGATGCCATCCAACGTCTCCAGCTGGCGACCGATACGGAAATGGTGTTCTATATTTATGTGATCGACAAGGATGAGCGCTTGGTCGGGGTGCTCTCACTGCGGCGGTTACTGACGGTCCCTCCTTCGACGCCGCTGAAAAACTTCGTGACGCGCGATATTATCAGTGTGACTGTCGACATGGACCAAGAAGAAGTCGCCCGTCAGGTAGCGAGTTACAACTTGCTCGCGATTCCGGTCCTCGACAACGACAACAGATTGGTCGGTATTATTACGGTTGACGATGTTGTAGACGTGATCCGGGAAGAAGCGACCGAAGACATGCTCAAGATGGCCGGTGCGATTGAGGAGGGGACGGCCTCAAAATCTTCCAGTGTGGCGTCGGCGAAGCACCGGCTTCCGTGGCTCTTTACGAATCTGGTCGGCAGTCTGCTCTCTGGTGCAATCCTGTGGGAGTTTCGGTATACGATTCAGGAAGTCGTGGCCATCGTGACTTTTATTCCGGTCATCGCCGCCATGGGGGGAAACGTGGGCCTCCAGTCCTCGACCCTTATCATCCGAGGATTGGCGACAGGGCTGATTGAACTGACGGATGTGCGCGCTGTCTTTTTGAGGGAAATCAAGATAGGGCTACTGATGGGGCTTGCCTGCGGTGTGATTCTCACTGTCGTCGGTTGGATATGGCATCAAGAGTTCCTTGGCATGGTCGTTGGGGTATCGCTGATTTTGGCATTCATGGTTTCGACCAGTATGGCGACATTCATGCCTATCTTTCTGAAGCGCATGGGGGTGGATCCTGCCGTAGCGGCCGGCCCCTTTGTGACAACGGCGAATGACATTACGGGTATTACCATCTATCTCTCTCTGGCCACAGTATTCATGGGATACCTTCGCTAG
- the era gene encoding GTPase Era, which translates to MKFGTVAIIGRPNVGKSTLLNQLLDQKIAIVSDKPQTTRTRILGIMHAPGAQIALLDTPGLHKPQHLLNRRMVRTTVDVLEEADILFVLMDSTSSPGPGDLLVVDHLKGAVRKRPRPVILVLNKVDLVNKLKLLPVMEAYARLFEWTDVVPVSAETGDNVDRLMSVTVAHLLEGDAAYDTDTVTDQSMRTLAAEMIREKILRQTYEEVPYSVAVEIDEFVEEGKLARIGATVLVERESQKAILIGKHGERLKAVGTDARRDMEQIFDMKVFLQLWVKVREAWREDEHALTELGY; encoded by the coding sequence ATGAAGTTCGGGACAGTAGCGATTATCGGGCGGCCCAACGTCGGCAAGTCGACATTGCTCAATCAGTTGCTCGATCAAAAAATTGCGATCGTTTCAGACAAGCCGCAAACGACAAGGACGAGAATTCTCGGGATCATGCATGCGCCTGGCGCACAGATCGCCTTGCTTGATACCCCGGGATTGCATAAGCCCCAACACCTGCTCAATCGTCGCATGGTCCGCACCACGGTCGATGTGCTGGAGGAGGCAGACATCCTGTTCGTGTTGATGGACTCGACGAGTTCCCCCGGTCCTGGTGATCTATTGGTCGTCGACCATCTGAAGGGGGCAGTAAGGAAGCGTCCTCGCCCCGTGATTCTGGTGCTAAACAAGGTGGATCTGGTTAATAAGCTCAAGTTGCTTCCGGTGATGGAAGCCTATGCCAGATTATTCGAGTGGACAGACGTGGTGCCGGTATCGGCTGAAACGGGCGATAATGTCGATCGTTTGATGTCGGTCACGGTGGCCCATCTTTTGGAAGGAGATGCGGCCTATGATACGGACACAGTCACAGATCAATCCATGCGGACCTTGGCGGCGGAGATGATTCGAGAGAAGATTTTACGCCAGACCTATGAGGAAGTGCCCTATTCGGTTGCCGTAGAGATTGACGAATTTGTCGAGGAGGGGAAGCTTGCTCGCATCGGTGCGACGGTACTGGTCGAGCGGGAATCTCAAAAAGCGATCCTGATCGGGAAGCACGGAGAGAGGCTTAAGGCGGTCGGGACCGATGCACGACGCGACATGGAGCAGATCTTTGACATGAAGGTGTTTCTCCAGTTGTGGGTGAAAGTGAGAGAAGCGTGGCGAGAAGATGAACATGCCCTCACGGAGCTGGGATATTAG
- a CDS encoding septum formation initiator family protein, whose amino-acid sequence MIIKRNRGRQWLDWRRRMVTGAHYVGVAMCLLLLVVLIFGDMGLPGYLSMREHAQRLDADIQELQRATRTLRGDIDRLEHDPSKIEQLAREQLGYVRKGETVYQLIPSP is encoded by the coding sequence ATGATCATCAAGCGGAATCGTGGACGGCAGTGGCTGGACTGGCGGCGTCGCATGGTGACGGGCGCCCATTATGTCGGGGTTGCCATGTGTCTGCTGTTGCTCGTGGTGTTGATCTTTGGCGACATGGGTCTACCGGGCTACCTCTCCATGCGTGAGCACGCACAACGGTTGGACGCAGATATTCAGGAGTTGCAGCGGGCGACCCGTACACTTCGAGGGGACATTGATCGTCTGGAACATGACCCCTCGAAAATCGAGCAGTTGGCGCGTGAACAGCTCGGGTACGTGCGTAAAGGTGAAACTGTGTATCAATTGATCCCATCGCCATGA
- the eno gene encoding phosphopyruvate hydratase, with amino-acid sequence MSAIREIKGRQILDSRGNPTIEAEVALESGARGRAAVPSGASTGEKEAIELRDGDKKRWMGKGVSKAVANIGKLIAPELLGKDAFDQVGIDETMIGLDGTKTKGKLGANAILGVSLAVAKAAAAETGQPLYRYLGGANARVLPVPLMNIINGGAHADNRLDLQEFMIMPVGATGFGEALRMATEVFHTLKSLLKKKGLNTAVGDEGGFAPDLQSNEEALSLIMQAIEETGYKPGRDIALALDCAASELYEKGRYFLEAEKNPERSSEEMISYYGKLLDRYPILSVEDGLSELDWKGWKMMTEKLGKRVQLVGDDVFVTNVEIFAKGIKEGIANSILIKLNQIGTLTETLEAIELAKRSGYTAIISHRSGETEDTTIADVAVATNSGLIKTGSLSRTDRVAKYNQLLRIEEELGRNAVYRGHEAVPGRC; translated from the coding sequence ATGAGCGCGATTCGCGAGATCAAAGGGCGGCAGATTTTGGATTCGCGGGGGAATCCAACGATTGAGGCGGAGGTCGCGCTAGAAAGTGGAGCGCGTGGAAGGGCGGCGGTGCCGTCCGGGGCATCAACCGGCGAAAAAGAAGCAATTGAATTGCGTGATGGCGACAAGAAGCGGTGGATGGGAAAGGGCGTTTCGAAGGCGGTTGCCAACATCGGCAAGCTGATTGCCCCGGAGTTGTTGGGGAAGGACGCGTTCGACCAGGTTGGTATCGACGAGACAATGATCGGTCTGGATGGCACGAAAACGAAGGGGAAACTCGGCGCCAACGCCATTCTCGGTGTGTCGCTCGCCGTGGCAAAGGCGGCAGCGGCGGAAACAGGCCAGCCGCTCTACCGATATCTTGGCGGAGCGAATGCGCGAGTGCTGCCGGTGCCCCTCATGAACATCATCAATGGCGGGGCCCATGCCGACAATCGTTTGGACTTGCAAGAGTTCATGATCATGCCGGTTGGAGCGACAGGTTTCGGCGAGGCGCTCAGGATGGCGACGGAGGTGTTTCATACACTTAAGTCGTTGTTGAAGAAAAAAGGGTTGAACACGGCGGTGGGTGATGAAGGAGGGTTTGCACCGGACCTCCAATCGAATGAAGAGGCACTCAGCCTGATTATGCAGGCGATCGAAGAGACCGGATATAAACCGGGGCGTGATATTGCCCTTGCATTGGACTGTGCGGCCAGCGAACTCTATGAGAAGGGCCGGTACTTCCTTGAAGCCGAAAAGAATCCGGAACGTTCCTCTGAAGAGATGATCAGTTATTACGGAAAGCTTCTAGACCGATACCCGATCCTTTCGGTCGAAGATGGGCTGAGCGAGTTGGACTGGAAGGGTTGGAAGATGATGACGGAGAAGTTGGGGAAACGGGTACAATTGGTCGGAGACGATGTGTTTGTGACGAACGTGGAGATCTTTGCCAAGGGGATCAAGGAAGGGATCGCAAATTCCATCCTGATCAAGCTCAATCAGATTGGCACGTTGACGGAAACGCTGGAGGCGATTGAATTGGCGAAACGATCCGGCTATACGGCAATTATTTCACATCGATCCGGCGAAACGGAAGATACGACGATTGCGGACGTGGCGGTCGCGACGAATAGCGGGCTCATCAAGACCGGATCGCTGTCCCGAACGGATCGCGTAGCCAAGTATAACCAGCTTCTCCGGATCGAGGAAGAGCTGGGTCGAAATGCAGTCTATCGGGGCCATGAGGCTGTGCCCGGGCGATGTTGA
- the gatB gene encoding Asp-tRNA(Asn)/Glu-tRNA(Gln) amidotransferase subunit GatB yields the protein MIYEVVIGVEVHAQLRTKSKLFCGCGTMFGLSANSQTCPLCLGLPGSLPVINRAAVEMAVRAGLALNCTIATNNLFARKNYFYPDLPKGYQISQYEAPICEHGWIEIAGSEGKKRVRIRRAHLEEDAGKNVHVAGANGSRVDLNRAGTPLLEIVTEPDLRSADEVVAYLKGLRDVLMYLEVCDGNMEEGSFRCEPNLSLRPLGQKEFGTKVELKNINSFKFVKDAVEYEIKRQTKVLSEGGKISQETRLWNFDRGETAVMRSKEEAHDYRYFPDPDLVPLQLEKEWIERIRTFIPELPAVRRTRLVNQYGLTEYDAGVMTADKDVADLFEQTVAKQAESVGVSGEVLGKETGNWIMVEVLALLKKTEADEYQSEGKTPLAIAGSPLSPDKLAELLLMKRNGEISGPIAKSVLEEMFHSGQRPTEIVKAKGLMQVSDEVVLVEMIDEMLAKNPMQVAQFKEGKQQVLGFLVGQVMKASGGKANPGKVNDLLKKRLG from the coding sequence ATGATATACGAAGTCGTCATCGGCGTGGAGGTGCATGCGCAGCTGCGGACGAAATCCAAGCTGTTCTGCGGCTGCGGGACAATGTTCGGACTTTCGGCCAATAGCCAGACCTGCCCCTTGTGTTTGGGGCTTCCCGGCTCGTTGCCTGTGATCAACCGGGCTGCGGTCGAGATGGCGGTGCGAGCCGGCTTGGCATTGAATTGCACGATCGCGACGAACAATCTCTTTGCACGCAAGAACTACTTCTATCCAGATCTTCCCAAAGGCTATCAGATTTCGCAGTACGAGGCGCCGATCTGCGAGCATGGCTGGATCGAAATTGCGGGAAGTGAAGGTAAAAAACGCGTCCGTATCCGTCGTGCCCATTTGGAAGAAGATGCGGGAAAGAATGTCCACGTAGCAGGTGCGAACGGAAGCCGTGTCGATTTGAATCGCGCCGGAACACCGTTGCTGGAAATTGTAACTGAGCCGGATTTGCGTTCGGCTGATGAAGTCGTGGCCTATTTGAAGGGCCTCCGTGATGTGCTCATGTATCTCGAGGTATGCGACGGCAACATGGAGGAAGGGAGTTTCCGCTGTGAACCGAATCTTTCGCTCCGTCCGTTGGGCCAGAAGGAGTTTGGGACAAAGGTCGAGCTCAAGAACATCAATTCATTCAAGTTCGTGAAGGATGCCGTCGAGTACGAGATCAAGCGCCAGACGAAGGTATTGAGCGAGGGAGGTAAAATCAGTCAGGAGACCCGGCTCTGGAATTTCGATCGCGGCGAGACAGCAGTGATGCGGTCCAAGGAAGAGGCGCATGACTATCGCTACTTCCCCGATCCTGATCTGGTGCCGCTTCAGTTGGAGAAAGAGTGGATCGAAAGAATTCGTACTTTCATACCGGAGCTGCCGGCTGTACGCCGCACTCGGCTTGTAAATCAGTATGGACTCACAGAGTATGATGCTGGCGTGATGACTGCTGATAAAGACGTTGCCGATTTGTTTGAACAGACAGTTGCTAAACAGGCAGAGTCGGTCGGTGTATCTGGGGAAGTCTTAGGCAAGGAAACAGGAAATTGGATTATGGTGGAAGTCTTGGCATTGCTAAAGAAGACCGAAGCAGATGAGTATCAGTCGGAGGGAAAGACCCCTTTAGCCATTGCGGGAAGTCCGCTATCTCCAGATAAGTTAGCCGAGCTCTTGCTTATGAAACGAAACGGGGAGATCAGTGGACCAATCGCAAAATCAGTACTTGAGGAGATGTTCCACTCGGGTCAGCGACCCACTGAAATCGTTAAAGCAAAGGGGCTCATGCAGGTGTCCGATGAAGTGGTGTTGGTGGAGATGATCGACGAGATGTTGGCAAAGAATCCGATGCAAGTGGCGCAGTTTAAAGAAGGGAAACAGCAGGTGCTGGGATTCCTCGTCGGGCAGGTCATGAAGGCTTCTGGAGGTAAAGCAAATCCTGGGAAAGTGAATGATTTATTGAAGAAGAGACTGGGATGA
- a CDS encoding YtxH domain-containing protein — MADDRGSSSAGVLLAFLSGAALGAVAALLLAPQAGRESREQLRGYARRAEGNLRDLAVRAGETFEEVVGEGKEYVDSKKSVLREAFDVGREAMRHERDRLRGEEEHG; from the coding sequence ATGGCGGATGATCGAGGTTCCTCATCGGCAGGAGTTTTGTTGGCATTCTTGAGTGGTGCCGCACTCGGTGCGGTGGCGGCATTGCTGCTGGCTCCACAGGCCGGGCGTGAGTCACGCGAGCAGTTGCGTGGCTATGCCCGTCGCGCAGAGGGTAATCTTCGCGACTTGGCCGTTCGGGCAGGTGAAACGTTCGAAGAGGTTGTGGGGGAAGGAAAAGAATATGTGGACTCGAAAAAATCGGTCCTGCGTGAAGCGTTCGACGTCGGTCGTGAGGCGATGCGGCATGAGCGTGATCGGTTGCGTGGAGAAGAAGAACACGGCTGA
- a CDS encoding DUF948 domain-containing protein — protein sequence MTIIEMAVILVAVAFAVLVGYFVPMLIQVRKTVAESEQLLAKMNTDLPPLIGELRAMSHRVNDLTEQARMGVEHAAVLLHAVGEVGESVQQVHNVVKGSSGSMLTNMASVVAGVKAATHVMKERFREEGGHHNGG from the coding sequence ATGACAATCATTGAAATGGCTGTGATTCTTGTGGCTGTTGCGTTTGCGGTATTGGTGGGCTATTTCGTGCCCATGTTGATTCAAGTCCGTAAGACTGTCGCAGAGTCCGAACAGCTTCTCGCCAAAATGAACACCGACCTGCCGCCGCTGATCGGTGAGCTCCGGGCGATGAGTCACCGTGTGAACGATCTGACGGAGCAAGCCCGTATGGGGGTCGAGCATGCTGCTGTTCTCTTACATGCAGTCGGAGAGGTTGGGGAATCGGTGCAACAAGTTCATAATGTCGTGAAGGGCTCGAGTGGATCGATGTTGACCAATATGGCGAGTGTCGTAGCAGGAGTTAAAGCGGCAACCCACGTTATGAAGGAACGATTTCGTGAAGAAGGAGGGCATCACAATGGCGGATGA